A stretch of Schaalia odontolytica DNA encodes these proteins:
- a CDS encoding ABC transporter substrate-binding protein, with the protein MRRSVRSLAAVAAIAALGLAACTGGTSSSSSADAEQTYGPGALPTVTEGKLTVATSDPAYSPWILDNDPASGEGYESAVIYALAEELGYTADNVQWVRATFDASITPGAKDWDLNIQQFSITDERKNAVDFTSPYYTTTSAIITKAGTPAADAKSIADLKDVLIGVQAGTTSQQFASDHLESGLSQKLQMFNSSDDTVLALQTGRVDAIIVDLPTAFYMVSAQIDDGVIIGQFDDTTGGEEYGIVLPKGSKLTPTVSAAVDRLASSGKLAELQEKWLNEAQNVPTLK; encoded by the coding sequence ATGCGCCGCTCTGTCCGTTCCCTCGCTGCCGTTGCCGCCATCGCGGCCCTCGGCCTGGCCGCCTGCACGGGCGGCACGAGCTCTTCTTCTTCCGCCGACGCCGAGCAGACCTACGGCCCCGGCGCGCTGCCGACCGTGACGGAAGGCAAGCTCACCGTCGCCACCTCCGATCCCGCTTACTCGCCGTGGATCCTGGACAACGACCCGGCCTCGGGCGAAGGCTACGAGTCCGCCGTCATCTACGCCCTGGCCGAGGAACTCGGCTACACCGCCGACAACGTCCAGTGGGTGCGCGCCACCTTCGACGCGTCGATCACGCCCGGCGCCAAAGACTGGGACCTGAACATTCAGCAGTTCTCCATCACCGACGAGCGTAAGAACGCCGTCGACTTCACGTCCCCGTACTACACGACCACCTCGGCAATCATCACGAAGGCCGGCACCCCGGCCGCCGACGCGAAGTCCATCGCTGACCTCAAGGACGTGCTCATCGGCGTCCAGGCGGGCACCACCTCTCAGCAGTTCGCCTCCGATCACCTGGAGTCCGGCCTCAGCCAGAAGCTGCAGATGTTCAACTCCTCCGACGACACGGTCCTGGCCCTGCAGACGGGCCGCGTGGACGCGATCATCGTCGACCTGCCGACCGCGTTCTACATGGTCTCCGCGCAGATCGATGACGGCGTCATCATCGGCCAGTTCGACGACACGACGGGCGGCGAGGAGTACGGCATCGTCCTGCCCAAGGGCTCCAAGCTCACCCCCACGGTCTCCGCCGCTGTCGATCGCCTGGCCTCATCCGGCAAGCTCGCCGAGCTGCAGGAAAAGTGGCTGAACGAGGCACAGAACGTGCCCACCCTCAAGTGA